From the genome of Streptomyces sp. NBC_00659, one region includes:
- a CDS encoding isochorismatase family protein, whose protein sequence is MVGIPAIAPYDLPTQDSLPANLADWTPAADRAALVVHDMQRFFLRPLSDPLRAGLVHHAAQLRKRAASLGVPVAYSAQPGGMTSEERGLLADFWGPGMRTSPEDREVVDELAPADGDWLLTKRRYSAFYRSDLLQRLRDAGRDQIVLCGVYAHIGVLATAIDAFSHDIQVFLAADAVADFSARQHRWTLEYVAQRCGVVVLSDQVFA, encoded by the coding sequence GCCATCGCCCCGTACGACCTGCCCACGCAGGACAGCCTCCCGGCGAACCTGGCCGACTGGACGCCGGCCGCGGACCGTGCGGCTCTGGTGGTCCACGACATGCAGCGCTTCTTCCTGCGCCCTCTGTCCGACCCGCTGCGTGCCGGGCTCGTCCACCACGCGGCCCAACTGCGCAAGCGAGCCGCGTCGCTGGGTGTACCCGTCGCCTACTCCGCGCAGCCCGGTGGCATGACCTCCGAGGAGCGCGGGCTGCTGGCCGACTTCTGGGGGCCGGGCATGCGCACTTCCCCCGAGGACCGCGAGGTCGTCGACGAGCTGGCCCCGGCGGACGGCGACTGGCTGCTGACCAAGCGCCGCTACAGTGCCTTCTACCGCTCCGACCTGCTACAGCGGCTGCGCGACGCCGGCCGCGACCAGATCGTGCTGTGCGGGGTCTACGCCCACATCGGCGTACTGGCCACCGCGATCGACGCGTTCAGCCACGACATCCAGGTGTTCCTCGCCGCCGACGCCGTCGCGGACTTCTCCGCCCGGCAGCACCGGTGGACGCTGGAGTACGTCGCCCAGCGGTGCGGGGTGGTCGTCCTGAGCGACCAGGTGTTCGCATGA